One window from the genome of Sandaracinaceae bacterium encodes:
- a CDS encoding TIGR02266 family protein, translating to MADTRKDKRAPISLKVRFKSATLDEFIEQYSVDISRGGIFIKSKTPMSVGTLLKFEFQLKDESRLIHGVGRVVWKRESGDGDDPPGMGIKFIKMDPESRALVEQMVQKRGDKPGRFEEGQEGSKPDPTAGGFFPSTTPESELPAPEDRTQVRHASEFLASALAEGDADSAKKEAEANAEEARKRTEEIEKKRADAKKKRKPRIKKTLVGMGIPAADDEEGASTGASAKAEPAEDEAPRMVSESAETQAIDRGEIEKDAAESKEPEDEPSEKDAKAAAASIDKEVAEKAADKEEAEKKDAEAALAAEKKAAEKEAAEKKAPEKKPAEKPKAAAKPKPAVAEARPKVAAAEAEEEPKSRMGMILFALVAAAALGVIVYMQMKPGEDPVTQPEPTPVEEEGLAAEGETEEVIEEEVIEEEVEGPTVTVNVTTEPEGATVFVGDEEIGAAPTDVILPVGEAVTVAARMAGYTEATQEVTATEEGTEDLRLELAAMPYVINVTTEPDGARVRASGGGSGSVTGAGEIALSDAPEEAVELTASLRGHDNATATVEPGAFSAQDGRMVASVTLTLTERQRPTRGGGGASRGGASEGGAAAGGGAAGGGSGGGAAGGGAAGGGSGGGSGGGAAGGGSGGGAAGGGSGGGAAGGGAQEEAPPDNPF from the coding sequence CGATACGCGCAAGGACAAGCGCGCTCCCATCTCCCTCAAGGTTCGCTTCAAGAGCGCTACGCTCGATGAGTTCATCGAGCAGTACAGCGTGGACATCAGCCGCGGCGGCATCTTCATCAAGTCGAAGACGCCGATGTCCGTGGGGACGCTCCTGAAGTTCGAATTCCAGCTGAAGGACGAGTCGCGTCTGATCCACGGGGTCGGGCGCGTCGTCTGGAAGCGGGAGTCGGGAGATGGCGACGATCCGCCGGGGATGGGCATCAAGTTCATCAAGATGGATCCGGAGAGCCGGGCCCTCGTCGAGCAGATGGTCCAGAAGCGCGGGGACAAGCCGGGCCGCTTCGAGGAGGGACAGGAAGGCAGCAAGCCCGATCCGACCGCGGGTGGCTTCTTCCCCAGCACGACGCCCGAGTCGGAGCTGCCCGCGCCGGAGGACCGGACGCAGGTGCGTCACGCGAGCGAGTTCCTCGCGAGCGCGCTCGCGGAGGGCGACGCCGACAGCGCGAAGAAGGAAGCCGAGGCGAACGCCGAGGAGGCGCGCAAGCGCACCGAGGAGATCGAGAAGAAGCGCGCCGACGCGAAGAAGAAGCGGAAGCCGCGCATCAAGAAGACGCTCGTCGGCATGGGGATCCCGGCCGCCGACGACGAAGAAGGGGCGTCCACCGGCGCGTCCGCCAAGGCGGAGCCCGCGGAGGACGAGGCCCCCCGCATGGTCAGCGAGTCTGCGGAGACGCAGGCGATCGACCGCGGCGAGATCGAGAAGGACGCAGCCGAGTCGAAGGAGCCGGAGGACGAGCCCTCCGAGAAGGACGCGAAGGCGGCGGCCGCCTCCATCGACAAGGAGGTCGCAGAGAAGGCGGCCGACAAGGAGGAGGCGGAGAAGAAGGACGCCGAGGCCGCTCTGGCTGCCGAGAAGAAGGCAGCCGAGAAGGAGGCCGCGGAGAAGAAGGCGCCCGAGAAGAAGCCGGCGGAGAAGCCGAAGGCTGCCGCCAAGCCCAAGCCGGCGGTCGCGGAGGCGCGTCCCAAGGTCGCCGCGGCCGAAGCCGAGGAGGAGCCCAAGTCCCGCATGGGCATGATCCTCTTCGCGCTCGTCGCCGCGGCCGCGCTCGGTGTCATCGTCTACATGCAGATGAAGCCGGGCGAGGATCCGGTGACCCAGCCCGAGCCGACGCCGGTCGAAGAAGAGGGCCTGGCCGCCGAGGGCGAGACCGAGGAGGTCATCGAAGAAGAGGTGATCGAGGAGGAGGTCGAGGGCCCGACCGTCACCGTCAACGTCACGACCGAGCCCGAGGGCGCGACCGTGTTCGTGGGTGACGAAGAGATCGGCGCCGCGCCGACGGACGTCATTCTCCCCGTCGGCGAAGCGGTGACCGTCGCCGCGCGCATGGCCGGCTACACCGAGGCCACGCAGGAGGTCACGGCGACCGAGGAGGGCACCGAGGACCTTCGCCTCGAGCTCGCGGCGATGCCCTACGTCATCAACGTCACCACGGAGCCCGACGGGGCTCGCGTCCGCGCGAGCGGCGGCGGCAGCGGCTCGGTCACCGGGGCGGGCGAGATCGCCCTGAGCGACGCGCCCGAGGAGGCCGTCGAGCTGACCGCGTCCCTGCGCGGGCACGACAACGCGACGGCGACCGTCGAGCCTGGCGCGTTCTCCGCGCAGGACGGCCGCATGGTCGCGTCGGTGACGCTCACGCTCACCGAGCGGCAGCGTCCCACCCGCGGTGGTGGTGGCGCTTCCCGCGGCGGCGCGTCCGAGGGTGGCGCGGCCGCAGGCGGCGGCGCGGCGGGCGGCGGCTCGGGCGGTGGCGCAGCGGGCGGTGGCGCAGCGGGCGGCGGCTCTGGCGGCGGCTCGGGTGGCGGCGCAGCGGGCGGCGGCTCGGGCGGCGGCGCAGCGGGCGGCGGCTCGGGCGGCGGCGCAGCGGGCGGTGGCGCCCAAGAAGAGGCCCCGCCGGACAACCCGTTCTGA
- a CDS encoding rhomboid family intramembrane serine protease, whose protein sequence is MLIPVRDINPTRTFPLVTWSLIALNVVVWLYQLSLDDLASAALLLRKGVIPYYLVREPSLGSWLTPLTSMFLHGGWTHLIGNMWFLHVFGDNIEDELGKVRYLALYLLAGLGAVAAQVAIGPDSQIPMVGASGAIAGVLGAYMMLHPRAPVVTFIFPIVFVLFESPAWVFLFVWFGLQTLQGFTALGLPETAGGVAFFAHIGGFVVGLVVGRWLKPPDVEPPAELATR, encoded by the coding sequence GTGCTGATCCCCGTCCGGGACATCAACCCCACGCGCACCTTCCCCTTGGTGACGTGGTCCCTCATCGCCTTGAACGTGGTGGTGTGGCTCTACCAGCTGAGCCTGGACGATCTGGCGAGCGCGGCCCTCCTGCTCCGCAAGGGCGTCATCCCGTACTACCTCGTCCGCGAGCCGTCCCTGGGGAGCTGGCTGACGCCGCTCACGAGCATGTTCCTGCACGGAGGCTGGACGCACCTGATCGGCAACATGTGGTTCCTGCACGTCTTCGGCGACAACATCGAAGACGAGCTGGGCAAGGTGCGCTACCTCGCGCTCTACCTCCTGGCCGGCCTCGGCGCGGTGGCGGCCCAGGTGGCGATCGGCCCCGACAGCCAGATCCCGATGGTGGGCGCCTCCGGGGCGATCGCCGGCGTGCTCGGCGCGTACATGATGCTCCACCCGCGCGCGCCCGTCGTCACGTTCATCTTCCCGATCGTGTTCGTGCTCTTCGAGTCGCCGGCGTGGGTGTTCCTGTTCGTCTGGTTCGGCCTCCAGACGCTGCAGGGCTTCACCGCGCTCGGCCTCCCCGAGACGGCGGGAGGCGTCGCGTTCTTCGCGCACATCGGCGGCTTCGTGGTGGGGCTCGTCGTCGGACGCTGGCTGAAGCCGCCCGACGTGGAGCCGCCGGCCGAGCTGGCGACCCGCTGA